The Stigmatella aurantiaca DW4/3-1 genome contains the following window.
GGCATCGCTGGTGAAAGCGGCACCCGCCGGGGAGCTTTCGCATGTCCGGGGGCGATCCAGAAATGCCGACAAGCTTCTTGCGCGGCCCTCTGACCGAGGGAACCGAGCCCAGCAGCCCCTTGGTGTACGGGTGCCTGGGCGCATGGAAGAGCTCCTGAGAGGGCGCCATCTCCATGAGCTTGCCCGCGTAGAGGACCGCGATGCGCGTGGAGAACTCGAGGATCAGCGAGAGATCATGCGTGATGAACAGGATCGAGAACCCAAGCTTCTCCTTGAGCTCCGAGACCTGGTGCAAGATCTCCTTCTGCACCACCACGTCGAGCGCGGTCGTCGGCTCGTCCATGAGCATCAGGGGCGGCTCGAGCGCCAAAGCGATCGCGATCACCACGCGCTGCCGCATTCCGCCCGAGAGCTGATGCGGGTAGCTCGTCAACCGGGAGCTGTCGATCCCCACGAGCTTCAGCAGCGCAACGGCCCTGTCGAGCGCATCGGAACGCTTCACGCGCTGGTGCGCCTGGATCGCGTCCACGATCTGCTCCCCGATCGTCAGGATCGGGTTGAGCGAGTTCATCGCGCTCTGGAAAACGAGCGAGATTTTGCGCCAGCGCAGCTGCCGCAACTGCGCCTCGTTCATCGCCAGCACATCCTCGCCCTCGAAGAGCACCTGCCCCCCGGAGATCACGGCGGGAGGACGGAGGATCCGCAGCAGGGCCTGGGCCACGGTGGACTTGCCGCTGCCCGACTCCCCAGCGAGCCCGAGCACTTCGCCACGCCCGATGTCGAACGAGACGCCGTCGACAGCGCACACGGGGCCCGCGGGCGTCAGGTACTCGACCCGGAGATCCCGCACTGACAGCAACGCCGGGGGCTTAGCTTCCATGGCGCCTCACCACGGGGGTCGAGAGCCCCGGTTCCAAGTCATGGCTCTTGAGCAACCGCGTCCATGTCCCTTCCGCCCGCAGCCGGGGGTTGGTGATCTCATCGATCGCGAAGTTGACGAGCACCAGCGCGAAGCCGATGAGCGCGACGCACACGCCCGTGGGAACGACGGTCCACCAAGCGCCCGTCAACAAGGCCGCGTTGTTGGCGGCCCAGTACAGGTTCGTGCCCCAGGTCACCACGCTGACGTCGCCAATCCCCAGGAACTCGAGCCCCACCTGCGCGCCGATCGCATAGACCGTCGCCGAGATGAAGCCGCTCATCAGGAGCGACGTCATGTTGGGGAGGACCTCCCGGAAGATGATCCGGAGGCGGCCCTCGCCGCTCACGATCGCGGCCAGGACGAAGTCTTTTTCCCGCAGCGAGAGGATCTGCGCACGCAGCATGCGTGCATTCCATGCCCACCCCGTGATGATGAGCACGACGCCAATGGTGACGGGCCCGGGCTTCAGGTAGGCCGCGATCACGACCGCCATGGGCAGTCCGGGGATGATCAGGAACACGTTGGTGATGAACGACAGAACACTGTCGATCCACCCGCCGAAGAACCCGGCGATCATCCCGACGGCCGCGCCAATCACCATCACGGCAAAGCCGGTCAGGAACCCCACGGCCAGCGACGTGCGAGCCCCTGCGATCGTCTGGACGAGCACATCCTGCCCCTGCCCCGTGGTCCCGAAGAGATACTCGGAGGAGGGAGGCTGGTGCGGCGCGCTCACGAACGCGGATGGATCCCCCTTCACGAGCAGCGGTCCGAACAGACCGAGCAGCACGAAGAAAAGGATCAGGATGGCTCCGGCCGAGGCCTTGCGATTCTCCAGGAGCTGCCAGATGAACCCCGAGCGCTGCTTCTTCGCCTGATTCGCGGATGACATTCCAGGCCCCTTCTCTCCACCCATCAGCGAGCCCGCGTCCGGGGATCAAGCCATACGTAAAGGACGTCCACCAGCAGGTTCGCCGCCAGCACGGCCAACGTGATGGTCAGGAAGATGCCCTGCATGAGGGGATAGTCCTGGTTGCGCACCGCCTGGATGAGCAGGTAGCCCTGTCCCGGGTACGAGAACACGATTTCGGTCAGCAGCGAACCCGAGAGGACGAATCCCAGCGCCATTCCGAAGCCCGTGATGTTCGGCAGGAGCGCATTGCGGGCGGCGTAGTGGAACATGATCCGCTTCTGGGACAGGCCCTTGGCGTTCGCCATGGTGATGTAGTCCTCGGCGAGCACGCCCACCATCGTGCTGCGCATGCTGAGCATCCAGCCCCCGAGCGACGCGATCACGATCGCCGCCACCGGCAACACCATGTGCTGGACCACGCTGAAGATGAACTCGCCACTCAACGCCGGTGCGAGCGTGTCACTGTAGGCATGCCGGAGGGGGAAGATGCCAAACACGAACCCCAGCGCGTAGAGCAACACCATCGCGAGCCAGAAGTAGGGAAACGCCCCCAGGAAGATCAGCACCGGCGGCATCACTGAATCCAGCCACCCGCCACGCCGCCAGGTGGCGACCACGCCCAGCGCCGTCCCGAGCGAGAAGGCGATGATGACCGCGATGCCCGAGAGCAGCAGCGTCCAGCCAAGCCCCGTGGCGATCACCTCCGTCACGTTCGCGGGGAAGTACGCGACGGAGATGCCCAGGTCGCCCTGGAACAGGTGGAGCACGTACGTGAAGTACTGCTGATACAGCGGGGCGTCCGTGAACCCGAACGCCAACCGCAGGGCATCAATGGCCTCGGGCTGAAGCTGCCCCTGGAAGCGGGCGAACATCAGCGAAGCCGGATCGCCGGGCATGAGGCGCGGGATCAAGAAGTTCAGTGTGAGCGAGGCCCACGCGGCGACCGCGTACAAGCCCAGGTTTCTCAGGAGATGTCGCACGGCGCCGGATGAGCCTTTCTCGAACGCACTGACGCTACTTGGGCTTCACTTCCACCAGGACGAACAAGTTCTCGGGAGAACTGTTGGGCGTGAGCTTCGCGTACGGATTGTCCTTGTTCGGGAAGTTCGTGAAGCGGCTCGTATTGTACTCCCCCCAGGACGGGCCCGGAAAGAGCGGGATGGAGGGCGCGTTCTGCACGAAGATCACCTGCATCTGATCGGCGAGCTTCCTCTGCTCCGCCTCGTCATTCGTGCCCTCGAACGCCCGCAGGAGCGCGTCGGCTTCCTTGTTCCCGTAGCGGTGCCAGTTCCGGGCCGCGATCTCGCCAACCGGCCGGATCGTCTCGCTCGACATGAGGTCGCGGTAGAAGTGATACGGCGTCGGCTCCTCCGAGGACCACCCCATGCTCAGGTCAAACTCGCCCTTCTGGATCCGCTCGAAGTAAGGGCTGAAGTCGTAGGTCTTCAAGGTGGCGTTGAAGCCCACCTGCTTGAGGTTCTGCGTGATGATCTGCGCGGCGCGAACCCAGTCCGACCAGCCCGTGACGACGTTGACATCGAAGCTCAGGGGCTTCTTGTCCGCCCCCACCCGCATGCCGTCCTCGCCCTTCTTGAAGCCCGCCTCGTCGAGCAGTGCGTTCGCCTTGGCCAGGTCGAGCTTGGTCCAATCGCCCTCCTCCAGCGCCTTGGCATTGCGCCAGCGGTTGTGCGCGTCGCTGAGCGCCGTCGCGTCCGCGGGCCGCGTGTAGCCGTACATCGCGACCTTGACGATCTGATCGCGGTCGATCGCCATGCTGATCGCCTTGCGCACACGGACATCATTGAAGGGCTTCTTCGTGGTGTTCACGTAGAGCATCGTGGTGTTGCCCACGAGCGGGAACCAGAAGTGGTTGTTCTCCTTGTCCTTGCTGACATAGACCCGCTCGATGTCGGGCACGAAGCTGCCGGCCCAGTCCAGCTCCCCGGTGAGCAGCGCGAGGTTCGCTTGATCGTTGCCCGGGTACGCCGGGAAGCGGATGCTCTCGACGGCGGGCTTGCCCTTCTGCCAGTAGTTCGGGTTGCGCCCGAGCTCGAAGATCTGATTCTGGAAGACCTTCACCTCGGTGAACGGGCCCGTGCCCACGGGCGTCTCGTTCTTGTAGATGACCGGGTCGGCGACGTCCTTCCACTTGTGCTCCGGCACGATCGGCTGATGGACGATGTAGATGAGGCCGGGCACGTAGGAGCGCGACAAGGTGAACTCGACCGTCGTGTCATCCTTGGCCTGCACCCCTTCGACGAAGCCCCACACCGCCGAAAAATCCAGGGCCTTGTGCTTCTTGAGGAGCTCGAAGGTGAAGGCCACGTCCTTGGCCGTGAACGGTTGGCCATCCGACCACTTCACGCCGGGGCGCAGGGTCAAGGTGAGCTTCTTGTTGTCCGCGCTCCACTCGTGCTTCTCGGCCAGCCAAGGCACGAACTCGCCCTTGAGCGTGTTGAAGATCATCAACGGCTCGTAGACACCCGCGCGGGTCGGAAAGCGCGCGGTGCCCGGAGCGATCAAGGGATTGAAATTCCGGATCCACGAAGCCTGCTGCTCCTGAGCGGCCGTGAGTGCGGTGGTCTTCACTGCGGCGGCGGCGGGGGTAGCCCCAGGAGTTGCCGCGGGAGCGGGCTGGGCGCCCTCCTGCGAGCTTTTTGAGCAGTGAACGAGGCCCCCGAGCGACAACAGGGACAGGCACATCATCAGCAGCCGGCGTGACATGGATCGCTCCTACGTGAGGAGTGCCCCATATATGCTATCCTCATGACGTCTGGCAGATTCGTTTTTCGACGCAAAGCGTCATCGGAGGAGGCTCCGCGCTCTCACAAGAGCGGCCATCCCGGGCGCACCCAGCGTCCTCCAGGGACTCGCACTGCCTGGATCAGCCGCTTGTGGCCTTCCTGGGAAGTCATGCTTTCTGGCCTTGGGCGGCTGACGCAGGGCGTCGTAACGCCTGCCGCACCGCCTGCATGGGATGCCCTCCAGGCAGCCTGGCATCCCCGCTCTCTCAACGACGATGAAGCCTCCCAGCGGACGGGGGGAATGTCTGAATCCTCAGCCGCCAGAGAGCGATTCTCTCTCAAGAGCGGATGCGATAACCAAGACCCGTGACTTCACCCCCGGTTCTGACTCTCTTCTTGGCGCTTCTGACAACGCTCCTGACTGCTTGCGCGTCGTCACCGCCCCTTCCCTCCGCATCGGCCTATCCAACGGCCGTGAGTCAGTTCGGCTGGCTTGCGGGAAGCTGGCATGCGGAGGATGGCACCACCTATCTCGAAGAGACCTGGAGCCCCCCGGAAGGGGACTCGATGATTGGAATGTTTCGAGCGGTGAAGGACGGAACCGCCGGCTTCTATGAGTTGATGGCCATCGAGCGGGAAGGCGATGGCATCGTCCTGCGGATGTTGCACTTCGGTCCCCAGTTCACGCCCCATGAGGGCGACGGACGCCCCATGAAGTACGCGCTCGTGGAAACAGCCGGAGCCCAGCAGGCCACCTTCGAGACGTCGAGCGAAGACCGGGTGCGACGCATTGTCTACCGCTTGCAGCAAGACCGCACGCTCCACATCGACCTGCTGAACCAGGAGGGCACTCCCGTCGAGCAGTTCACCCTGGTTCGATAACTCGAGCAGGCTCACATGAGGGCCCAGACGGCCGCACGTCAACGGAGCCGCAATTCCCCATCTCCACTGAGCACGTACTGGAGGGAGGTGGGATCCTCTGGAGAGACCGAGAGGGATTGCTTCCGCGCGCGGCGGACGGCCTCTGCGATGGATGTCCCGCTGATGAGTTCTCGATGAAGCGTGGCCATGAAGGCCATACCAGACTCACCGCGCGGCTCGCCGAAACACCCCACGAATGC
Protein-coding sequences here:
- a CDS encoding ABC transporter ATP-binding protein, translated to MEAKPPALLSVRDLRVEYLTPAGPVCAVDGVSFDIGRGEVLGLAGESGSGKSTVAQALLRILRPPAVISGGQVLFEGEDVLAMNEAQLRQLRWRKISLVFQSAMNSLNPILTIGEQIVDAIQAHQRVKRSDALDRAVALLKLVGIDSSRLTSYPHQLSGGMRQRVVIAIALALEPPLMLMDEPTTALDVVVQKEILHQVSELKEKLGFSILFITHDLSLILEFSTRIAVLYAGKLMEMAPSQELFHAPRHPYTKGLLGSVPSVRGPRKKLVGISGSPPDMRKLPGGCRFHQRCPSAMDRCRSDVPELRELGPDHIEACHLDSPT
- a CDS encoding ABC transporter permease, which produces MSSANQAKKQRSGFIWQLLENRKASAGAILILFFVLLGLFGPLLVKGDPSAFVSAPHQPPSSEYLFGTTGQGQDVLVQTIAGARTSLAVGFLTGFAVMVIGAAVGMIAGFFGGWIDSVLSFITNVFLIIPGLPMAVVIAAYLKPGPVTIGVVLIITGWAWNARMLRAQILSLREKDFVLAAIVSGEGRLRIIFREVLPNMTSLLMSGFISATVYAIGAQVGLEFLGIGDVSVVTWGTNLYWAANNAALLTGAWWTVVPTGVCVALIGFALVLVNFAIDEITNPRLRAEGTWTRLLKSHDLEPGLSTPVVRRHGS
- a CDS encoding ABC transporter permease, with amino-acid sequence MRHLLRNLGLYAVAAWASLTLNFLIPRLMPGDPASLMFARFQGQLQPEAIDALRLAFGFTDAPLYQQYFTYVLHLFQGDLGISVAYFPANVTEVIATGLGWTLLLSGIAVIIAFSLGTALGVVATWRRGGWLDSVMPPVLIFLGAFPYFWLAMVLLYALGFVFGIFPLRHAYSDTLAPALSGEFIFSVVQHMVLPVAAIVIASLGGWMLSMRSTMVGVLAEDYITMANAKGLSQKRIMFHYAARNALLPNITGFGMALGFVLSGSLLTEIVFSYPGQGYLLIQAVRNQDYPLMQGIFLTITLAVLAANLLVDVLYVWLDPRTRAR
- a CDS encoding DUF6265 family protein, which encodes MSQFGWLAGSWHAEDGTTYLEETWSPPEGDSMIGMFRAVKDGTAGFYELMAIEREGDGIVLRMLHFGPQFTPHEGDGRPMKYALVETAGAQQATFETSSEDRVRRIVYRLQQDRTLHIDLLNQEGTPVEQFTLVR
- a CDS encoding ABC transporter substrate-binding protein, whose amino-acid sequence is MSRRLLMMCLSLLSLGGLVHCSKSSQEGAQPAPAATPGATPAAAAVKTTALTAAQEQQASWIRNFNPLIAPGTARFPTRAGVYEPLMIFNTLKGEFVPWLAEKHEWSADNKKLTLTLRPGVKWSDGQPFTAKDVAFTFELLKKHKALDFSAVWGFVEGVQAKDDTTVEFTLSRSYVPGLIYIVHQPIVPEHKWKDVADPVIYKNETPVGTGPFTEVKVFQNQIFELGRNPNYWQKGKPAVESIRFPAYPGNDQANLALLTGELDWAGSFVPDIERVYVSKDKENNHFWFPLVGNTTMLYVNTTKKPFNDVRVRKAISMAIDRDQIVKVAMYGYTRPADATALSDAHNRWRNAKALEEGDWTKLDLAKANALLDEAGFKKGEDGMRVGADKKPLSFDVNVVTGWSDWVRAAQIITQNLKQVGFNATLKTYDFSPYFERIQKGEFDLSMGWSSEEPTPYHFYRDLMSSETIRPVGEIAARNWHRYGNKEADALLRAFEGTNDEAEQRKLADQMQVIFVQNAPSIPLFPGPSWGEYNTSRFTNFPNKDNPYAKLTPNSSPENLFVLVEVKPK